Proteins from a genomic interval of Natator depressus isolate rNatDep1 chromosome 20, rNatDep2.hap1, whole genome shotgun sequence:
- the PDE4A gene encoding 3',5'-cyclic-AMP phosphodiesterase 4A isoform X4, with protein sequence MHFSFSEADVGRHRLGKSGSFEVENGPSPARSPLDPQASPGLVLHPSFPPGQRRESFLYRSDSDYDLSPKTMSRNSSVASESHTEDLIVTPFAQVLASLRSVRNNFSVLANVPTPASNKRSPVGSQPTFCKAMLSEETYQQLAKETLEELDWCLDQLETIQTYRSVSEMASNKFKRMLTRELTHLSEMSRSGNQVSEYISNTFLDKQNEVEIPSPTQKEREKKKKQQPMCQISGVKKLMPTSSLTNSSIPRFGVKTDQEELLSKELENLNKWGLNIFHVSEYSNSCSLSCIMYTIFQERELLKTFKIPGETLLTYVLTLEEHYHADVAYHNSLHAADVVQSTHVLLATPALDAVFTDLEILAALFAAAIHDVDHPGVSNQFLINTNSELALMYNDESVLENHHLAVGFKLLQEENCDIFQSLGKRQRQTLRKMVIDMVLATDMSKHMTLLADLKTMVETKKVTSSGVLLLDNYTDRMQVLRNMVHCADLSNPTKPLELYRQWTDRIMEEFFRQGDKERERGMEISPMCDKHTASVEKSQVGFIDYIVHPLWETWADLVHPDAQEILDTLEDNRDWYHSMIPQSPSPPPDDQDKDEEACLEKFQFELTLEEEGEESDQSDPDRSSPDHEDNSFSTAEEEPPCLSLEEGGGQNGLAHNTAPGAP encoded by the exons ATGCACTTCTCCTTCAGCGAGGCGGACGTGGGGCGGCACCGGCTGGGCAAGTCGGGGAG CTTCGAGGTGGAAAATGgcccctccccggccaggagtCCCCTGGACCCCCAGGCCAGCCCCGGCCTCGTCCTGCACCCCAGCTTCCCACCGGGCCAGCGGCGCGAGTCCTTCCTATATCGCTCGGACAGCGACTACGACCTGTCGCCCAAAACCATGTCCCGCAACTCCTCCGTCGCCAGCGAGTC CCACACGGAGGACCTGATCGTGACACCCTTCGCCCAG gtGCTGGCCAGTCTGCGCAGCGTGAGGAACAACTTCTCCGTCCTGGCCAACGTCCCGACCCCAGCGTCCAACAA GAGGTCCCCTGTGGGCAGCCAGCCGACCTTCTGCAAGGCCATGCTGTCAG AGGAGACCTACCAGCAGCTGGCCAAGGAGACCCTGGAGGAGCTGGACTGGTGCCTGGACCAGCTAGAGACGATCCAGACCTACCGCTCCGTCAGCGAGATGGCCTCCAACAAG TTCAAGAGGATGCTGACCCGTGAGCTCACCCACCTGTCTGAGATGAGCCGCTCCGGAAACCAGGTCTCCGAGTACATTTCCAACACGTTCCTCG acaaGCAGAACGAGGTGGAGATCCCGTCCCCCACGCAGAAGGAGcgggagaagaagaagaagcagcagcccatGTGCCAGATCAGCGGGGTGAAGAAACTCATGCCTACCTCCAGCCTGACCAACTCCAGCATCCCCCGCTTCGGGGTCAAAACCGACCAGGAGGAGCTGCTGAGCAAG GAGCTGGAGAATCTCAACAAGTGGGGCCTGAACATTTTCCACGTCTCCGAATATTCCAACAGCTGCTCGCTCAGCTGCATCATGTACACGATATTCCAG GAGAGAGAGCTGCTGAAAACCTTCAAGATCCCGGGGGAGACGCTGCTGACGTACGTGCTGACCCTGGAGGAGCACTACCACGCTGACGTGGCCTATCACAACAGCCTGCATGCGGCCGACGTGGTGCAGTCCACGCACGTCCTGCTGGCCACGCCCGCCCTGGAC GCTGTCTTCACCGACCTGGAGATCCTGGCCGCCCTGTTTGCAGCCGCCATCCATGACGTGGATCACCCGGGCGTCTCCAACCAGTTCCTGATCAACACCA ACTCGGAGCTGGCCCTGATGTACAACGACGAGTCGGTCCTGGAGAACCACCACCTGGCCGTGGGCTTCAAGTTGCTGCAGGAGGAGAACTGCGACATCTTCCAGAGCCTCGGCAAGCGCCAGCGCCAGACGCTGCGCAAGATGGTCATCGACATG gtcctggccaccgacATGTCCAAGCACATGACCCTCTTGGCCGACCTCAAGACCATGGTGGAGACCAAGAAGGTGACGAGCTCCGGGGTGCTGCTGCTCGACAACTACACGGACCGGAtgcag gtcctGCGTAACATGGTTCACTGCGCCGACCTCAGCAACCCCACCAAGCCGCTGGAGCTGTACCGCCAGTGGACCGACCGCATCATGGAGGAGTTCTTCCGGCAGGGCGACAAGGAGCGGGAGCGGGGCATGGAGATCAGCCCCATGTGCGACAAGCACACGGCCTCCGTGGAGAAATCCCAG GTGGGCTTCATCGACTACATCGTTCACCCACTGTGGGAGACGTGGGCGGACCTGGTGCACCCCGACGCCCAGGAAATCCTCGACACCCTGGAGGACAACCGGGACTGGTACCACAGCATGATCCCGCagagcccctccccgcccccagacgACCAGGACAAGGACGAGGAGGCCTGCCTGGAGAAATTCCAGTTCGAACTGACGCTGGAGGAGGAGGGCGAGGAGTCGGATCAGTCGGACCCGGACCGGAGCAGCCCGGACCACGAGGACAACAGCTTCTCCACTGCGGAGGAGGAGCCCCCCTGCCTGTCCCTGGAGGAGGGGGGCGGGCAGAACGGACTGGCACACAACACAGCCCCGGGGGCACCGTGA
- the PDE4A gene encoding 3',5'-cyclic-AMP phosphodiesterase 4A isoform X5, which yields MPLVDFFCETCAKPWLVGWWDQFKRMLTRELTHLSEMSRSGNQVSEYISNTFLDKQNEVEIPSPTQKEREKKKKQQPMCQISGVKKLMPTSSLTNSSIPRFGVKTDQEELLSKELENLNKWGLNIFHVSEYSNSCSLSCIMYTIFQERELLKTFKIPGETLLTYVLTLEEHYHADVAYHNSLHAADVVQSTHVLLATPALDAVFTDLEILAALFAAAIHDVDHPGVSNQFLINTNSELALMYNDESVLENHHLAVGFKLLQEENCDIFQSLGKRQRQTLRKMVIDMVLATDMSKHMTLLADLKTMVETKKVTSSGVLLLDNYTDRMQVLRNMVHCADLSNPTKPLELYRQWTDRIMEEFFRQGDKERERGMEISPMCDKHTASVEKSQVGFIDYIVHPLWETWADLVHPDAQEILDTLEDNRDWYHSMIPQSPSPPPDDQDKDEEACLEKFQFELTLEEEGEESDQSDPDRSSPDHEDNSFSTAEEEPPCLSLEEGGGQNGLAHNTAPGAP from the exons ATGCCCTTAGTGGATTTTTTCTGTGAGACGTGCGCGAAGCCATGGCTGGTCGGCTGGTGGGACCAG TTCAAGAGGATGCTGACCCGTGAGCTCACCCACCTGTCTGAGATGAGCCGCTCCGGAAACCAGGTCTCCGAGTACATTTCCAACACGTTCCTCG acaaGCAGAACGAGGTGGAGATCCCGTCCCCCACGCAGAAGGAGcgggagaagaagaagaagcagcagcccatGTGCCAGATCAGCGGGGTGAAGAAACTCATGCCTACCTCCAGCCTGACCAACTCCAGCATCCCCCGCTTCGGGGTCAAAACCGACCAGGAGGAGCTGCTGAGCAAG GAGCTGGAGAATCTCAACAAGTGGGGCCTGAACATTTTCCACGTCTCCGAATATTCCAACAGCTGCTCGCTCAGCTGCATCATGTACACGATATTCCAG GAGAGAGAGCTGCTGAAAACCTTCAAGATCCCGGGGGAGACGCTGCTGACGTACGTGCTGACCCTGGAGGAGCACTACCACGCTGACGTGGCCTATCACAACAGCCTGCATGCGGCCGACGTGGTGCAGTCCACGCACGTCCTGCTGGCCACGCCCGCCCTGGAC GCTGTCTTCACCGACCTGGAGATCCTGGCCGCCCTGTTTGCAGCCGCCATCCATGACGTGGATCACCCGGGCGTCTCCAACCAGTTCCTGATCAACACCA ACTCGGAGCTGGCCCTGATGTACAACGACGAGTCGGTCCTGGAGAACCACCACCTGGCCGTGGGCTTCAAGTTGCTGCAGGAGGAGAACTGCGACATCTTCCAGAGCCTCGGCAAGCGCCAGCGCCAGACGCTGCGCAAGATGGTCATCGACATG gtcctggccaccgacATGTCCAAGCACATGACCCTCTTGGCCGACCTCAAGACCATGGTGGAGACCAAGAAGGTGACGAGCTCCGGGGTGCTGCTGCTCGACAACTACACGGACCGGAtgcag gtcctGCGTAACATGGTTCACTGCGCCGACCTCAGCAACCCCACCAAGCCGCTGGAGCTGTACCGCCAGTGGACCGACCGCATCATGGAGGAGTTCTTCCGGCAGGGCGACAAGGAGCGGGAGCGGGGCATGGAGATCAGCCCCATGTGCGACAAGCACACGGCCTCCGTGGAGAAATCCCAG GTGGGCTTCATCGACTACATCGTTCACCCACTGTGGGAGACGTGGGCGGACCTGGTGCACCCCGACGCCCAGGAAATCCTCGACACCCTGGAGGACAACCGGGACTGGTACCACAGCATGATCCCGCagagcccctccccgcccccagacgACCAGGACAAGGACGAGGAGGCCTGCCTGGAGAAATTCCAGTTCGAACTGACGCTGGAGGAGGAGGGCGAGGAGTCGGATCAGTCGGACCCGGACCGGAGCAGCCCGGACCACGAGGACAACAGCTTCTCCACTGCGGAGGAGGAGCCCCCCTGCCTGTCCCTGGAGGAGGGGGGCGGGCAGAACGGACTGGCACACAACACAGCCCCGGGGGCACCGTGA